From Alienimonas californiensis, a single genomic window includes:
- a CDS encoding DUF1559 domain-containing protein has protein sequence MPPSSRLSSPSRSPRRVGFTLIELLVVIAVIAILVSLLLPAVQQAREAARKMQCGNNLKQIGLAMHNYHDTYRYFPLTWTSNTANWAVAILPQADQANLARNYDYSVPWDDPANEDLKTLMPEYYSCPSNPSAGNTLPDNGWQTTDYSVLRNASDWANHASLFDGDPHRIADILDGTTNTCMVYEAAGRSSLYVEDRENPTMNGGLPPWTYGRAKDPWVSHANAGWWFTQAIVWNEPGDFDILWSTGDRVVNVANWFGAPYSFHSGGVNLLMADGSVQFMSESVSYDAVSARSSINGREVEEGF, from the coding sequence ATGCCTCCGTCCTCCCGTCTGTCGTCACCTTCCCGGAGCCCACGTCGCGTCGGCTTCACGCTGATCGAATTGCTGGTGGTGATCGCGGTGATCGCGATCCTGGTCAGTCTGCTGCTGCCCGCCGTCCAGCAGGCCCGCGAAGCCGCCCGCAAGATGCAGTGCGGCAACAATCTCAAGCAGATTGGGCTGGCCATGCATAACTACCACGACACCTACCGCTACTTCCCGCTGACCTGGACCAGCAACACGGCGAACTGGGCCGTGGCGATCCTGCCGCAGGCCGACCAAGCGAATCTCGCCAGGAACTACGACTACAGCGTCCCCTGGGACGACCCGGCGAACGAGGACCTGAAGACGCTGATGCCCGAGTATTACTCGTGCCCCTCCAACCCGTCGGCCGGGAATACGCTGCCCGACAACGGCTGGCAGACCACGGACTACTCCGTGCTGCGGAACGCCTCCGACTGGGCGAACCACGCCTCCCTGTTCGACGGCGATCCGCACCGGATCGCCGACATCCTCGACGGCACGACGAACACCTGCATGGTCTACGAGGCGGCCGGCCGCTCCTCGCTGTACGTCGAGGATCGCGAGAACCCGACGATGAACGGCGGTCTCCCGCCGTGGACCTACGGCCGGGCGAAGGACCCCTGGGTCTCGCATGCGAACGCCGGGTGGTGGTTCACGCAGGCGATCGTCTGGAACGAGCCGGGCGACTTCGACATCCTCTGGTCCACGGGCGACCGGGTCGTCAACGTGGCCAACTGGTTCGGGGCGCCGTACTCCTTCCACTCCGGCGGCGTGAACCTGCTGATGGCGGACGGCTCCGTTCAGTTCATGAGCGAATCCGTCTCCTACGACGCCGTCTCCGCCCGCAGCTCCATCAACGGCCGCGAAGTCGAGGAGGGCTTCTGA